A stretch of the Chitinophagaceae bacterium genome encodes the following:
- a CDS encoding GatB/YqeY domain-containing protein, with the protein MTEIEIKIASDLKQAMLQKDTSKLRTLRAVKAAFTQAKTEKGADKELSEDKALKILQKLLKQRQESKEIFDQQNRTDLAQKESEEIDIIKNYLPETLSAEETEKIVIEIVKETGAESMKDMGKVMKIAGEKLSGRADTKILADIVKKLLS; encoded by the coding sequence ATGACTGAAATAGAAATTAAAATTGCTTCTGATTTAAAGCAAGCTATGCTTCAAAAAGATACATCTAAGCTAAGAACTTTACGCGCTGTTAAGGCTGCTTTCACACAAGCGAAAACTGAAAAAGGTGCAGATAAAGAACTAAGTGAAGATAAAGCACTTAAGATTTTGCAAAAACTTTTAAAACAAAGACAGGAGTCTAAAGAAATTTTTGATCAGCAAAACAGAACCGACCTGGCACAAAAAGAGTCGGAAGAAATTGATATCATTAAAAATTACTTGCCGGAAACGCTTTCAGCAGAAGAAACTGAAAAAATTGTTATTGAAATAGTTAAAGAAACCGGAGCCGAAAGTATGAAAGACATGGGTAAAGTAATGAAAATTGCCGGAGAAAAATTAAGTGGAAGAGCTGATACCAAAATTTTAGCCGATATTGTAAAGAAATTACTCAGTTAA